A genomic region of Oryza glaberrima chromosome 1, OglaRS2, whole genome shotgun sequence contains the following coding sequences:
- the LOC127760217 gene encoding uncharacterized protein LOC127760217, with protein MGERKVLNKYYPPDFDPSKIPRRRQPKNQQIKVRMMLPMSIRCGTCGTYIYKGTKFNSRKEDVEGEKYLGIQIFRFYFKCTKCSAEITFKTDPQNSDYTVESGASRNFEPWREEDEVADREKRKRDEEEMGDAMRALENRAMDSKQDMDILAALEEMRSMKSRHAGVTVDQMLEILKRSAHDKEEKTVAELDEEDEKLIKSITFRNSQDYVKRIEDDDDDDEDLVIPGQSSSTSKMNGSSQSVSNATDVLTKTSGSDNANKEGNKIWPSKMPKFIVKPKSTPTDPIKKQKTETTAAPDNGKAPVAEEKSEPAQNNVLQSLCQNYDSDESE; from the exons ATGGGTGAGCGCAAGGTGCTGAACAAGTACTACCCTCCGGACTTCGACCCGTCGAAgatcccgcggcggcggcagcccaaGAACCAGCAGATCAAGGTGCGCATGATGCTCCCCATGAGCATCCGCTGCGGCACCTGCGGCACCTACATCTACAAGGGCACCAAGTTCAACTCGCGCAAGGAGGACGTCGAAGGCGAG AAATACCTGGGGATACAAATATTTAGGTTTTACTTCAAGTGTACGAAATGTTCAGCTGAGATAACTTTCAAAACGGACCCTCAGAATTCTGATTACACGGTGGAATCTGGGGCTAGTCGCAATTTTGAACCTTGGCGTGAAGAAGATGAG GTAGCAGACAGAGAAAAGAGGAAACGAGATGAAGAGGAGATGGGTGATGCAATGAGAGCATTGGAGAATAGAGCAATGGATTCAAAGCAGGACATGGATATACTTGCTGCTTTAGAAGAGATGCGATCCATGAAG TCTAGACATGCTGGAGTCACAGTTGACCAGATGCTTGAAATTTTGAAGCGCTCTGCTCATGATAAG GAGGAGAAAACAGTAGCTGAGctagatgaagaagatgaaaaacTTATCAAATCAATCACTTTTCGA AACTCCCAAGATTATGTAAAACGGATagaggatgatgatgacgatgatgaagaTTTGGTGATACCGGGCCAGTCGAGTAGCACATCAAAG ATGAATGGATCCTCCCAGTCAGTATCAAATGCAACAGATGTCCTGACCAAGACTAGTGGATCTGATAATGCCAATAAAGAAG GAAATAAGATCTGGCCATCTAAGATGCCAAAATTTATAGTCAAGCCAAAGTCTACCCCTACAGATCCTATCAAGAAACAGAAGACGGAAACCACGGCTGCCCCGGATAATGGCAAAGCGCCAGTCGCAGAAGAAAAAAGTGAGCCTGCGCAGAACAATGTCCTCCAATCCCTCTGCCAAAACTACGATAGCGATGAAAGTGAGTGA
- the LOC127760218 gene encoding uncharacterized protein LOC127760218, protein MEERPVSHRSSCTVTDADEDDLPTQWNKWRRAAALSRRTRRAPRVAVPASPTCACGGRMRRVPKPRPMPTAVDERADGACGGLAPVLPPAAAAAWYPYDLMCTECDGETGWRADWKAARPRQRWRPYPSFADVAAALGDLRLGAGDDDDHSDDLLHAFLPPGFLA, encoded by the exons ATGGAGGAAAGGCCCGTCTCCCACCGGAGTAGTTGCACGGTCACCGACGCCGACGAAGATGACCTCCCGACGCAGTGGAACAagtggcgccgcgccgccgccctgtcTCGGAGGACCCGGCGCGCGCCCCGCGTCGCCGTGCCGGCCAGCCCGACCTGCGCCTGCGGCGGCCGCATGCGCAGGGTCCCCAAGCCCAGGCCCATGCCCACCGCCGTGGACGAGCGCGCCGACGGTGCCTGCGGCGGTCTCGCCCCCGTGctgcctccggcggcggcggcggcgtggtatCCGTATGATCTCATGTGCACGGAGTGCGACGGCGAGACCGGCTGGCGCGCGGATTGGAaagccgcgcggccgcggcagcgATGGCGGCCATATCCTTCCTTCGCCGACGTGGCCGCTGCCCTCGGCGATCTGcggctcggcgccggcgacgacgatgatcaTTCCG ATGATCTGTTGCACGCTTTCCTTCCACCTGGCTTCCTGGCTTGA